In the genome of Dickeya fangzhongdai, one region contains:
- the moaD gene encoding molybdopterin synthase sulfur carrier subunit — translation MITVLFFAQVRELTGTDRLSLSAEYRDVASLRQALCARSDRWALALEDGKLLAAVNQSLVAMSHPLTDGDEVAFFPPVTGG, via the coding sequence ATGATTACCGTGTTGTTTTTTGCGCAGGTGCGGGAACTGACCGGCACCGATCGGCTCTCGCTGTCGGCGGAATATCGGGACGTGGCGTCGTTGCGACAGGCGCTGTGCGCGCGGAGCGACCGCTGGGCGTTGGCGCTGGAAGACGGTAAGTTGCTGGCGGCGGTGAATCAGTCGCTGGTGGCGATGTCGCACCCGCTGACCGATGGCGACGAAGTGGCGTTTTTCCCGCCGGTAACCGGAGGCTGA
- a CDS encoding ABC transporter permease: protein MALMALLLSLLALLPLGFVVGITLETDWETIKALVFRPRVGELLLNTVLLVAVTLPLCTLLGVALAWLTERTTLPGRRAWSLLLTAPLAVPAFVQSYAWISLLPGMHGLAAGVFLSVLAYFPFIYLPAAAVLRRLDPSLEDVATSLGARPWRVFFRVVLPQLRLAVWGGSLLIALHLLAEYGLYAMIRFDTFTTAIFEQFQSTFNGLAANMLAGVLVLCCLGLLLLEALTRGRARYARVGSGSARNLTPWRLSSPAALVCVLLPLALTVLALGVPLMTLARWLWLGGMEVWRNDELWPALRQTLWLGVSGAALVTLCAFPMAWLSVRHPSRLYRLLEGCNYITSALPGIVVALALVTVTIHTLRPLYQTEFTLLLAYVLMFMPRALINLRAGIAQAPVELENAARSLGCSPGRALWRITLRLAAPGAAAGAAMVFLAVTNELTATLLLAPNGTRTLATGFWALTSEIDYMAAAPYALIMVVLSLPLTWLLYSQSKRTAGL from the coding sequence ATGGCGCTGATGGCCTTGCTGTTGTCGTTGCTGGCGTTGCTGCCGTTGGGTTTCGTGGTGGGTATCACCCTTGAAACCGACTGGGAAACGATAAAAGCGCTGGTGTTCCGGCCTCGGGTCGGGGAACTGCTGCTTAATACCGTATTGCTGGTGGCGGTGACGCTGCCGCTCTGCACGCTGCTCGGGGTAGCGCTGGCCTGGCTGACCGAGCGTACCACGTTGCCGGGGCGCCGCGCGTGGTCGCTGTTGTTGACCGCGCCGCTGGCGGTACCGGCCTTTGTTCAAAGTTATGCCTGGATCAGCCTGTTGCCCGGCATGCATGGCCTGGCGGCGGGCGTGTTCCTGTCGGTTCTCGCCTATTTCCCGTTTATTTATCTGCCGGCGGCGGCGGTGCTGCGCCGGCTTGATCCCAGCCTGGAAGATGTGGCGACCTCACTGGGCGCCAGACCCTGGCGTGTTTTTTTTCGCGTGGTGTTGCCGCAGCTACGGCTGGCGGTGTGGGGCGGTTCGCTGCTGATTGCATTGCATCTGCTGGCGGAATACGGCCTGTACGCCATGATTCGCTTCGATACCTTCACCACCGCAATTTTCGAACAGTTCCAGTCTACCTTTAACGGTCTGGCGGCAAACATGCTGGCGGGCGTACTGGTGTTGTGCTGTCTGGGGCTGCTGTTGCTGGAAGCGCTGACCCGCGGACGCGCGCGCTATGCCCGCGTCGGCTCCGGCAGCGCCCGTAACCTGACGCCCTGGCGGCTGTCGTCGCCGGCGGCGCTGGTTTGCGTTTTGTTGCCGCTGGCGTTAACCGTGCTGGCGCTGGGCGTACCGCTGATGACGCTCGCTCGCTGGCTGTGGCTCGGCGGCATGGAGGTGTGGCGCAACGACGAACTGTGGCCCGCATTGCGCCAGACGTTGTGGCTGGGCGTCAGCGGCGCGGCGCTGGTGACGCTGTGCGCGTTTCCGATGGCCTGGCTGTCGGTGCGCCATCCGTCGCGGCTGTATCGCCTGCTGGAAGGCTGTAATTACATCACCAGCGCGTTGCCGGGCATTGTGGTGGCGCTGGCGCTGGTCACCGTAACCATTCATACCCTGCGGCCGCTGTACCAGACCGAATTCACCCTGCTGCTGGCCTATGTGCTGATGTTTATGCCGCGAGCGCTGATTAACCTGCGCGCCGGCATTGCGCAGGCGCCGGTGGAACTGGAAAACGCCGCGCGCAGTCTGGGATGTTCGCCCGGACGGGCGTTGTGGCGCATCACGCTGCGGCTGGCGGCGCCGGGCGCAGCGGCCGGGGCGGCGATGGTGTTTCTCGCCGTCACCAACGAATTAACCGCCACGCTGTTGCTGGCGCCGAACGGCACCCGCACGCTGGCGACCGGCTTTTGGGCGTTAACCAGTGAAATCGACTATATGGCGGCGGCGCCCTACGCGCTGATTATGGTCGTGCTGTCGCTCCCGCTGACCTGGTTGCTCTATTCTCAATCGAAACGTACGGCAGGTTTATGA
- a CDS encoding iron ABC transporter substrate-binding protein has protein sequence MKRRIASLFPATLLASSLVMGFSFGAQAEDEGIVIYNAQHENLVKSWVDGFTQDTGIKVTLRNGGDSELGNQLVQEGNASPADVFLTENSPSMVLVDNANLFAPLDADTLAQVEPQYRPSHGRWIGIAARSTVFVYNPEKLTEAQLPKSLMDLAKPEWKGRWAASPSGADFQAIVSAVLELKGEKATLEWLKAMKTNFTAYKGNSTVMKAVNAGQIDSGVIYHYYPFVDGAKTGENSKNIRLYYFKHQDPGAFVSISGGGVLASSKHKQQAQAFVKWITGKKGQEVLRTNTAFEYAVGVNAESNPKLVPLKDLQAPKVDAAKLNGKKVVELMTEAGLL, from the coding sequence ATGAAACGGCGTATTGCTTCCCTGTTCCCCGCCACCCTGCTGGCGTCTTCCCTGGTGATGGGGTTCTCCTTCGGCGCGCAGGCTGAAGATGAAGGTATTGTGATTTACAACGCGCAGCACGAAAACCTGGTGAAATCGTGGGTAGATGGTTTTACTCAGGACACCGGCATTAAAGTCACGCTGCGTAATGGCGGCGACAGCGAATTGGGCAACCAACTGGTGCAGGAAGGCAATGCCTCTCCGGCCGACGTGTTCCTGACGGAAAACTCGCCGTCGATGGTGCTGGTGGATAACGCCAACCTGTTCGCGCCGCTGGACGCCGATACGCTGGCGCAGGTGGAGCCGCAGTATCGTCCGTCCCACGGTCGCTGGATCGGCATCGCCGCTCGCTCGACGGTGTTTGTCTACAATCCGGAGAAACTGACCGAGGCGCAACTGCCGAAGTCGCTGATGGACCTGGCTAAACCGGAATGGAAAGGCCGCTGGGCCGCATCCCCGTCCGGCGCCGACTTCCAGGCGATCGTCAGCGCGGTGCTGGAGCTGAAAGGCGAGAAAGCGACGCTGGAATGGCTGAAGGCGATGAAAACCAACTTCACCGCTTATAAAGGCAACAGTACGGTGATGAAAGCGGTGAACGCCGGCCAGATCGACAGCGGCGTTATTTACCACTACTACCCGTTTGTCGACGGCGCTAAAACCGGCGAAAACAGCAAAAATATCCGTCTGTACTACTTCAAACATCAGGATCCGGGCGCGTTCGTCAGCATCTCCGGCGGCGGCGTGCTGGCCTCCAGCAAGCATAAGCAACAGGCTCAGGCTTTCGTCAAGTGGATCACCGGTAAGAAAGGTCAGGAAGTGCTGCGTACCAACACCGCCTTTGAATACGCGGTGGGCGTGAATGCCGAGTCCAACCCGAAACTGGTGCCGCTGAAAGACCTGCAGGCGCCGAAAGTGGACGCCGCCAAACTTAACGGCAAGAAAGTGGTTGAGCTGATGACCGAAGCAGGTCTGCTGTAA
- a CDS encoding DUF2474 domain-containing protein, translating into MATSPKPVRPLWRRLVWMAVLWSASVLALGVVATLFRLLMTAAGLKTH; encoded by the coding sequence ATGGCGACATCGCCAAAGCCGGTGCGGCCGCTGTGGCGACGGCTGGTATGGATGGCGGTGCTATGGAGCGCCAGCGTGCTGGCGCTCGGCGTGGTCGCGACGCTGTTTCGCCTGCTGATGACCGCCGCCGGGTTGAAAACGCACTGA
- the moaA gene encoding GTP 3',8-cyclase MoaA: MVSQLTDAFARKFYYLRLSITDVCNFRCTYCLPDGYQSNGATPHRFLSLDEIRRVGRAFADLGTEKVRLTGGEPSLRRDFVDIIAAIRENPAIRTLAVTTNGYRLARDVASWREAGLTALNVSVDSLDARQFHAITGQDKFRQVMDGIDAAFASGFRRVKVNTVLMRDVNDSSLHTFLDWIRTRPIQLRFIELMETGEGRAMFRRHHVSGQVIRERLLQQGWQQQARARSDGPAQVFSHPDYQGEVGLIMPYEKDFCQSCNRLRVSAIGNLHLCLFGEQGIPLRDLLTDDDQQEALKLRISGGLSSKRQSHFLHDGNSGITPNLSFIGG, from the coding sequence ATGGTGAGTCAACTGACCGATGCGTTTGCGCGCAAGTTTTACTATTTGCGCCTGTCGATAACGGACGTCTGTAATTTTCGCTGTACCTATTGTCTGCCGGACGGCTACCAGTCGAACGGCGCGACGCCCCATCGTTTTCTGTCGCTGGATGAAATCCGCCGCGTCGGCCGCGCGTTTGCCGATCTGGGCACCGAAAAGGTGCGCCTGACCGGAGGCGAGCCGTCTTTGCGCCGGGATTTTGTCGACATTATTGCCGCTATCCGCGAAAACCCGGCGATTCGCACGCTGGCGGTCACCACCAACGGTTACCGGCTGGCGCGGGATGTGGCGAGCTGGCGCGAGGCCGGGCTGACGGCGCTTAACGTCAGCGTCGACAGCCTGGATGCCCGCCAGTTTCACGCCATTACCGGGCAGGACAAATTTCGTCAGGTGATGGACGGCATCGATGCCGCCTTCGCCAGCGGATTTCGCCGGGTGAAAGTCAATACCGTACTGATGCGCGATGTCAACGACAGCAGCCTGCACACCTTTCTCGACTGGATCCGCACCCGGCCGATCCAACTGCGTTTTATTGAACTGATGGAAACCGGCGAAGGGCGGGCGATGTTCCGCCGTCACCATGTATCCGGTCAGGTGATCCGCGAGCGCTTGTTGCAACAAGGTTGGCAACAGCAGGCGCGGGCGCGCAGCGACGGCCCGGCGCAGGTGTTCTCGCACCCGGATTATCAGGGTGAAGTGGGGTTGATCATGCCGTACGAAAAAGACTTTTGTCAGAGCTGCAATCGGCTGCGGGTGTCGGCCATCGGCAATCTGCACCTGTGCCTGTTCGGCGAGCAGGGCATTCCGCTGCGCGATTTGCTGACGGATGACGACCAGCAGGAAGCGCTGAAGCTGCGTATTTCCGGCGGCCTGAGCAGCAAACGGCAATCGCATTTCCTGCACGACGGCAACAGCGGCATTACCCCGAATCTGTCCTTTATCGGCGGCTGA
- the moaC gene encoding cyclic pyranopterin monophosphate synthase MoaC: MSQLTHINAAGEAAMVDVSDKADTVREARAEAFVEMAPQTLSMIIDGRHHKGDVFATARIAGIQAAKRTWELIPLCHPLLLSKVAVELEAQPEHNRVRIESLCRLTGKTGVEMEALTAASVAALTIYDMCKAVQKDMVIGPVRLLAKSGGKSGDFKAEAS, from the coding sequence ATGTCACAACTGACCCACATTAACGCAGCCGGTGAAGCGGCGATGGTGGATGTTTCCGACAAGGCGGACACGGTGCGCGAGGCGCGCGCCGAAGCCTTTGTGGAAATGGCGCCGCAGACCCTGTCGATGATCATCGACGGGCGGCATCACAAGGGCGATGTCTTCGCCACCGCGCGCATCGCCGGTATCCAGGCCGCCAAGCGTACCTGGGAGCTGATCCCGCTGTGCCATCCGCTATTGTTGAGCAAAGTGGCGGTGGAGCTGGAAGCCCAGCCGGAGCACAACCGGGTGCGGATTGAATCCCTGTGTCGGCTGACCGGCAAGACCGGTGTGGAAATGGAGGCGCTGACCGCCGCCTCGGTGGCGGCGCTGACCATTTACGACATGTGTAAAGCGGTGCAGAAGGACATGGTGATCGGCCCGGTGCGGTTGCTGGCGAAAAGCGGCGGTAAATCCGGTGATTTCAAGGCGGAGGCATCATGA
- the moaE gene encoding molybdopterin synthase catalytic subunit MoaE yields the protein METRIQVGEAPFSVGDEYAWLAASDADGAVVTFTGKVRNHNLGDHVNALTLEHYPGMTEKALTEIVDAARQRWPIQRVSLIHRVGALYPGDEIVFVGVSGAHRHASFEAAQFIMDYLKTRAPFWKREATSDGDRWVDARDSDRQAAERW from the coding sequence ATGGAGACGCGTATTCAGGTAGGGGAAGCGCCGTTCAGCGTGGGCGACGAGTACGCCTGGCTGGCGGCGAGCGATGCGGACGGCGCGGTGGTGACGTTCACCGGCAAAGTGCGCAATCATAATCTGGGCGATCACGTCAACGCGCTGACGCTGGAGCATTATCCGGGTATGACGGAAAAGGCGCTGACGGAGATTGTCGACGCGGCGCGGCAGCGTTGGCCGATTCAGCGCGTGAGCCTGATTCACCGCGTCGGCGCGCTCTATCCCGGCGACGAAATCGTCTTTGTCGGCGTCAGCGGCGCCCACCGCCATGCCTCGTTCGAGGCGGCGCAATTCATCATGGATTACCTCAAAACGCGCGCGCCGTTCTGGAAACGGGAAGCGACGTCGGATGGCGACCGCTGGGTGGACGCCCGCGATAGCGATCGGCAGGCGGCGGAGCGTTGGTAA
- the moaB gene encoding molybdenum cofactor biosynthesis protein B: MSKVSSEFIPLCVAVMTVSSRRTAADDTSGDYLREALQHDGHQLAGSAIVSENLYQIRAQVSAWVASDDVQVILINGGTGFTPGDLVPEAVRVLFDREIDGFGELFRMVSYEEIGTATIQSRAIAGLANQTAIFGVPGSTKACHTAWERIIREQLDARQKPCNLYPHLKK; encoded by the coding sequence ATGAGCAAGGTCAGCAGCGAATTTATTCCTCTGTGCGTGGCGGTGATGACGGTGTCGTCGCGCCGCACCGCCGCCGACGATACGTCCGGCGATTATCTGCGTGAAGCGTTGCAGCATGATGGGCATCAACTGGCGGGCAGCGCGATTGTCAGCGAAAACCTGTACCAGATCCGCGCGCAGGTTTCCGCCTGGGTAGCCAGCGACGATGTACAGGTTATCCTGATCAACGGCGGTACCGGTTTTACGCCGGGCGACCTGGTGCCGGAGGCGGTCCGGGTGCTGTTCGACCGGGAAATCGACGGGTTTGGCGAACTGTTCCGCATGGTGTCGTACGAAGAGATCGGCACCGCCACCATTCAGTCCCGCGCCATTGCCGGTTTGGCTAACCAGACGGCGATTTTCGGCGTGCCGGGGTCGACCAAAGCCTGTCATACCGCCTGGGAGCGCATTATCCGCGAGCAACTGGATGCGCGCCAGAAACCCTGTAACCTTTATCCCCATTTGAAAAAGTAA